From the genome of Actinomycetes bacterium, one region includes:
- the gap gene encoding type I glyceraldehyde-3-phosphate dehydrogenase yields MTVRVGINGFGRVGRCFFRIAKDRVSEVIENVEVVAVNDLTDTATLAHLLEHDSTFGRLVADVRAEDGAIVVDGHRIAVLAERDPALIDWRALGVDVVIESTGKFRTRDTAAVHLKGGARKVIVSAPGKDELDATFVLGVNDATYDPDLHDVVSNASCTTNCVAPMGKILDDAFGVEYGFMTTIHAFTNDQVTLDSPHKDLRRARTASVNIIPTSTGAARAVGLVAPSLEGRLDGLAVRVPVEDASLIDLTVLLKTEATVDEVNAAFEAAADGPMAGILHYSSAPLVSRDIVGDPHSCVFDSKLTQAAGRLVKVFGWYDNEWGYSARLVDLAERMGA; encoded by the coding sequence ATGACGGTGCGCGTAGGGATCAACGGGTTCGGCCGGGTGGGCCGCTGCTTCTTCCGGATCGCGAAGGACCGGGTCTCGGAAGTCATCGAGAACGTCGAGGTGGTCGCGGTCAACGACCTGACCGACACAGCGACCCTGGCCCACCTGCTGGAGCACGACTCGACGTTCGGCCGGCTCGTCGCCGACGTCCGGGCCGAGGACGGCGCGATCGTCGTCGACGGGCATCGCATCGCGGTGCTCGCGGAGCGCGACCCCGCGCTGATCGACTGGAGGGCCCTCGGTGTCGACGTGGTCATCGAGTCGACCGGCAAGTTCCGCACGAGGGACACCGCCGCCGTGCATCTCAAGGGTGGAGCCCGCAAGGTGATCGTGTCGGCCCCGGGCAAGGACGAGCTCGACGCGACGTTCGTGCTGGGCGTCAACGACGCGACGTACGACCCGGACCTGCACGACGTGGTCTCGAACGCCTCGTGCACCACCAACTGCGTGGCGCCGATGGGCAAGATCCTGGACGACGCGTTCGGCGTCGAGTACGGCTTCATGACGACGATCCACGCGTTCACCAACGACCAGGTGACCCTGGACTCGCCGCACAAGGACCTGCGGCGCGCCCGGACCGCGTCGGTCAACATCATTCCGACCAGCACCGGCGCGGCTCGCGCTGTCGGTCTGGTCGCACCCTCGCTCGAGGGCCGCCTGGACGGGCTCGCCGTGCGCGTCCCGGTCGAGGACGCGTCCCTCATCGACCTGACCGTGCTGCTGAAGACGGAGGCGACGGTCGACGAGGTCAACGCGGCGTTCGAGGCCGCCGCCGACGGCCCGATGGCAGGGATCCTGCACTACAGCTCGGCGCCGCTCGTGTCGCGGGACATCGTCGGTGACCCGCACTCGTGCGTCTTCGACTCGAAGCTCACCCAGGCGGCCGGCCGGCTGGTCAAGGTGTTCGGCTGGTACGACAACGAGTGGGGCTACTCGGCCCGGCTGGTCGACCTCGCGGAGCGGATGGGCGCCTGA
- a CDS encoding DUF2795 domain-containing protein, translating to MQRGSDKHGSRVDEQLEHEVQGLTRSGRSTRAEEWADPEPAGEDQPEVDRAPNASLTGGTPDGTTAADVQTRSEVAAVLGKEVWPATGATLLGRARDAGAPDRVVSLLAQLPGDRSFRNLQELDGAGRRRGGAPLLSEQAGMAAGRGRGDERRHRMSNPQQPELRRSAKGESVEGSQKLRVGREKASGKPHGSDKGSKGGGPGGGVPPEQQPPHPS from the coding sequence GTGCAGCGAGGCAGTGACAAGCACGGCAGCCGCGTGGACGAGCAGCTCGAGCACGAGGTGCAGGGCCTGACCCGCAGCGGACGGTCGACGCGGGCGGAGGAGTGGGCAGACCCCGAGCCTGCCGGCGAGGACCAGCCTGAGGTGGATCGCGCTCCGAACGCGTCGTTGACGGGTGGGACGCCTGACGGCACCACCGCGGCAGATGTGCAGACCCGCAGCGAGGTCGCTGCGGTCCTCGGCAAGGAGGTGTGGCCGGCCACCGGCGCGACCCTCCTGGGTCGGGCAAGGGACGCCGGGGCTCCGGACCGGGTCGTCAGTCTCCTGGCGCAGCTCCCCGGCGACCGCAGCTTCCGAAACCTCCAGGAGCTGGACGGCGCTGGGCGGCGGCGCGGAGGCGCACCGCTTCTGAGTGAGCAGGCCGGGATGGCGGCCGGTCGAGGACGAGGCGACGAGAGGAGACACCGGATGAGCAATCCACAGCAGCCCGAGCTCCGACGCAGCGCCAAGGGCGAGTCGGTCGAGGGCAGCCAGAAGCTGCGGGTGGGGCGAGAGAAGGCATCGGGCAAGCCGCACGGCTCCGACAAGGGCAGCAAGGGCGGCGGCCCCGGCGGTGGGGTGCCACCCGAGCAGCAGCCGCCCCACCCGTCCTGA
- a CDS encoding Vms1/Ankzf1 family peptidyl-tRNA hydrolase, which produces MKLGWLRPAYGEPSDGPYATVYLDATRADESGPSQVSLRWRAARERLAEEGAPGRLLEATEERALRPTGVAGPHGLLVVGHQDRVTFCRTLESPPARESASWSALPHLLPLLRQETYVVPHALVVVDREGADITVVGPHHEEVESFSQEGSHDVIHKVPTGGWSAARYQRRAEDSWQRNAGEVATELDKVVLRHGLRLVLVAGDVRAVTALLEQVATRTREVAVELQSGGRAAGSSPDDLTDEVREVVAKTAEADRTRVVDDFAREQGRGEAAVEGLPAVVDALRRAQVEALLLHDDPSSTATLLVGADPLQLGTSSAELEALGVAQSRRDRADAALVRALVATDAELVLVPTGQPSMQDGIGALLRYADASTGG; this is translated from the coding sequence GTGAAGCTGGGCTGGCTCCGACCCGCGTACGGGGAGCCGTCGGACGGGCCGTACGCGACGGTTTACCTGGACGCGACCCGGGCCGACGAGAGCGGTCCGTCGCAGGTGTCGTTGCGATGGCGAGCCGCCCGCGAGCGCCTGGCCGAGGAAGGAGCGCCCGGGCGACTGCTCGAAGCCACGGAGGAGCGCGCACTTCGTCCGACCGGCGTCGCAGGTCCGCACGGGCTGCTCGTGGTGGGTCACCAGGACCGGGTGACCTTCTGCCGGACCCTCGAGAGTCCGCCGGCCCGCGAGTCGGCGTCGTGGTCCGCCCTGCCGCACCTGCTGCCGCTGCTGCGGCAGGAGACGTACGTCGTCCCTCACGCACTGGTCGTCGTCGACCGCGAAGGCGCCGACATCACGGTGGTGGGCCCGCACCACGAGGAGGTCGAGTCCTTCTCGCAGGAGGGCTCGCACGACGTGATCCACAAGGTGCCGACCGGTGGCTGGTCGGCCGCGCGGTACCAGCGCCGGGCCGAGGACTCGTGGCAGCGGAACGCCGGCGAGGTCGCCACCGAGCTGGACAAGGTGGTGCTGCGGCACGGGCTCCGACTGGTCCTGGTGGCCGGCGACGTCCGCGCCGTGACAGCCCTGCTCGAGCAGGTCGCGACCCGCACCCGGGAGGTGGCCGTCGAGCTGCAGAGCGGCGGGCGGGCGGCCGGCTCGTCGCCGGACGACCTCACCGACGAGGTGAGGGAGGTGGTCGCGAAGACGGCGGAAGCCGACCGGACCCGGGTCGTGGACGACTTCGCGCGGGAGCAGGGCCGCGGCGAAGCGGCCGTCGAAGGGCTCCCCGCCGTCGTCGACGCGCTGCGACGGGCGCAGGTCGAGGCCTTGCTCCTGCACGACGACCCCTCGTCGACGGCCACGCTACTGGTCGGCGCGGACCCGTTGCAGCTCGGGACGTCATCAGCCGAGCTCGAGGCGCTGGGGGTGGCGCAGAGTCGACGGGACCGGGCGGATGCCGCGCTGGTCCGCGCGCTGGTCGCCACCGACGCCGAGCTGGTGCTCGTCCCGACCGGGCAACCGTCGATGCAGGACGGCATCGGAGCACTCCTGCGCTATGCCGACGCGTCGACCGGAGGCTGA
- a CDS encoding dienelactone hydrolase family protein: MAEILLFHHAQGQTKGFHELADRLREPGHAVHAPDLYDGRTFDDLEGGVGHARELGFGALVERATAAAEGLPAELVYAGLSLGVMPAQQLAQTRPGALGAVLLHACLPSSEFGGWPAGVPVQVHGMDADPEFADAGDLDAAKALVEEADDAELFVYPGDGHLFTDSSLKDYDAAATDLLVERVLGFLARR; this comes from the coding sequence ATGGCCGAGATACTGCTGTTCCACCACGCACAGGGTCAGACGAAGGGCTTCCACGAGCTGGCGGACCGGCTGCGGGAGCCCGGCCACGCGGTGCATGCGCCCGACCTCTACGACGGCCGGACGTTCGACGACCTCGAGGGCGGCGTAGGCCACGCCCGCGAGCTCGGCTTCGGCGCACTGGTCGAGCGGGCCACGGCGGCCGCCGAGGGTTTGCCCGCCGAGCTGGTCTACGCCGGGCTCTCGCTCGGGGTGATGCCGGCCCAGCAGCTCGCGCAGACCCGGCCCGGCGCGCTCGGTGCAGTGCTGCTGCACGCCTGCCTCCCGAGCTCGGAGTTCGGTGGCTGGCCGGCTGGTGTCCCGGTGCAGGTGCACGGCATGGACGCCGACCCGGAGTTCGCCGACGCGGGTGACCTCGACGCGGCCAAGGCCCTGGTCGAGGAGGCCGACGACGCGGAGCTCTTCGTCTACCCGGGTGACGGGCACCTGTTCACCGACAGCTCGCTGAAGGACTACGACGCCGCCGCGACGGACCTGCTGGTGGAGCGGGTGCTGGGGTTCCTCGCGAGACGGTGA
- a CDS encoding DinB family protein: protein MPETQRERVPGNDGGELDTALAFLDFQRACVLKKIEGLSDEQLRRRLVASDTTLLGLVKHFADGERWWFAHHLGGDPAYADLDWTMVVPEGVPGADVVADYRSAIEESDRHIAAAGSPETRTKLPVGDDGPKTLRWVLAHKTAEIARHLGHMDILREQIDEVTGR from the coding sequence ATGCCCGAGACGCAGCGGGAGCGGGTGCCCGGCAACGACGGCGGCGAGCTGGACACCGCTCTGGCGTTCCTCGACTTCCAGCGGGCGTGCGTGCTCAAGAAGATCGAGGGGCTCAGTGACGAGCAGCTCCGGCGCCGGCTGGTCGCCTCGGACACGACACTGCTGGGCCTGGTGAAGCACTTCGCGGACGGGGAGCGATGGTGGTTCGCCCACCATCTGGGCGGTGATCCGGCCTACGCCGACCTCGACTGGACCATGGTCGTGCCGGAGGGAGTGCCGGGCGCCGACGTGGTCGCCGACTACCGCTCGGCCATCGAGGAGAGCGATCGGCACATCGCCGCCGCAGGCTCGCCGGAGACCCGGACGAAGCTGCCCGTCGGGGACGACGGTCCCAAGACCCTGCGGTGGGTGCTGGCCCACAAGACCGCCGAGATCGCCCGTCACCTCGGCCACATGGACATCCTGCGCGAGCAGATCGACGAGGTGACCGGACGCTGA
- a CDS encoding MFS transporter: protein MGIGAQPLTTASYASFAAYGIFWGTWGAALPALRDAAAVDEAALGTALLFVGLGGLPAMLLTGRAVDRAGPRVAGALLVLLGLGGVLAAAVAGDLSTLVVGMALVGATSGAADVAQNALAGLAEQRSGRRVITTSHGIFSSFVVAGSLGGGAMRAAGADVVTLFAVAAAAMAVAGGVVLVLGDGPAPASRVHDAPADGLRLVLPFVVVGLVGALGFAVENAHQSWSAIFLADELGAPPGVAATAPAAFAAFAALARLAAGALTRVSTTALLVGGAAAAVLGTLVLGGAEQVPVALAGLGLAAAGTSVLYPTLLSRATRDVPAHRRGRATSAVATTSYLGFVLGPVYVGVLAGAVGLPTAMVGVAVLAGACAVLAPAVILWLPRAASDQRPVTSSICSRRMSMWPR, encoded by the coding sequence ATGGGTATCGGTGCACAGCCGCTGACGACGGCGTCCTACGCGTCCTTCGCGGCGTACGGGATCTTCTGGGGCACCTGGGGGGCCGCCCTGCCCGCCCTGCGCGACGCGGCGGCGGTGGACGAGGCAGCTCTCGGCACCGCCCTGCTCTTCGTCGGGCTCGGCGGGCTCCCCGCCATGCTGCTGACGGGTCGTGCGGTGGACCGCGCCGGCCCCCGGGTCGCCGGCGCGCTGCTCGTCCTGCTCGGCCTGGGCGGGGTCCTCGCGGCCGCGGTCGCGGGTGACCTGTCGACCCTCGTCGTGGGGATGGCGCTGGTCGGCGCGACCTCCGGCGCGGCCGACGTGGCGCAGAACGCCCTCGCCGGCCTCGCCGAACAACGGTCCGGACGCAGGGTCATCACCACCTCCCACGGCATCTTTTCGTCGTTCGTCGTCGCCGGCAGCCTCGGTGGCGGGGCGATGCGTGCCGCAGGGGCCGACGTCGTGACGCTGTTCGCCGTCGCGGCCGCTGCGATGGCCGTCGCCGGAGGCGTGGTGCTCGTCCTCGGAGACGGGCCGGCTCCCGCCTCGCGGGTGCATGACGCGCCGGCTGACGGGCTCCGTCTCGTCCTGCCGTTCGTCGTGGTCGGCCTCGTGGGCGCGCTCGGGTTCGCCGTGGAGAACGCGCACCAGAGCTGGAGCGCGATCTTCCTCGCCGACGAGCTCGGTGCGCCACCGGGGGTCGCGGCGACGGCGCCGGCTGCCTTCGCTGCGTTCGCGGCACTCGCGCGCCTCGCTGCCGGTGCCCTCACCCGGGTCTCGACCACGGCTCTGCTCGTCGGTGGCGCGGCCGCGGCAGTGCTCGGGACGCTGGTCCTCGGTGGCGCCGAGCAGGTTCCCGTCGCCCTCGCCGGGCTCGGCCTGGCAGCGGCAGGGACCTCGGTGCTCTACCCGACCCTGCTCAGCCGGGCCACCCGCGACGTGCCTGCGCATCGGCGCGGACGGGCTACCTCCGCCGTGGCGACCACGTCGTACCTGGGGTTCGTGCTGGGCCCGGTGTACGTGGGGGTGCTCGCCGGTGCGGTGGGCCTGCCGACAGCGATGGTCGGGGTCGCGGTGCTCGCCGGCGCATGTGCGGTGCTCGCTCCCGCCGTCATCCTCTGGTTGCCCCGCGCCGCCTCGGATCAGCGTCCGGTCACCTCGTCGATCTGCTCGCGCAGGATGTCCATGTGGCCGAGGTGA
- a CDS encoding LacI family DNA-binding transcriptional regulator, with translation MKSPRVTMRDVAAEAGVAVMTVSYTYTRPTRVAAATRARVLEAAERLGYSGPDPVARSLRSGSTGNLGVVLGEHLDYAFEDPQAARFLAGVSGVCVENRLGLVLIPSTGEPDDVDRVREAAVDGFVLWTTADGDPVLDAVASTGRPAAIQGGPAAPGVHVVAADDRAAAHAVARHMLTGAESPLVLSQPLDRDRWAGLLRGPDTQVAFPVTRARLAGFRDAVEESGRSWAAVPVAVIARHSRDDGRRAVTAALEDVRPDAVIAMSDQLAAGALDVLGDSARVSGWDDSDLATALDFPSVRQSLFDQGVACARIAAGLTATADPVPWQLVVR, from the coding sequence GTGAAGTCGCCGCGGGTGACCATGCGGGACGTCGCCGCGGAGGCGGGGGTCGCGGTGATGACCGTGAGCTACACCTACACGCGTCCGACGCGGGTCGCCGCCGCGACCCGCGCCCGGGTCCTGGAGGCGGCCGAGCGTCTCGGGTACAGCGGCCCGGACCCGGTGGCGCGCTCGCTGCGCAGCGGCTCGACGGGGAACCTCGGGGTCGTGCTCGGCGAGCACCTCGACTACGCCTTCGAGGATCCGCAGGCCGCTCGCTTCCTGGCCGGGGTCTCCGGGGTCTGCGTGGAGAACCGGCTCGGCCTGGTGCTGATCCCGAGCACCGGCGAGCCCGACGACGTCGACCGGGTCCGCGAAGCCGCTGTGGACGGGTTCGTGCTGTGGACGACCGCTGACGGCGATCCGGTCCTCGACGCCGTCGCCTCGACCGGGCGGCCGGCCGCGATCCAGGGCGGGCCGGCGGCGCCCGGTGTGCACGTCGTCGCCGCGGACGACCGGGCGGCTGCGCACGCCGTCGCACGGCACATGCTGACCGGCGCCGAGTCGCCCCTGGTGCTCTCACAGCCGCTCGACCGCGACCGATGGGCCGGACTGCTCCGAGGCCCCGACACCCAGGTGGCGTTCCCTGTGACCCGGGCCAGGCTGGCGGGCTTCCGGGACGCGGTCGAGGAGTCCGGCCGCAGCTGGGCGGCCGTGCCGGTCGCCGTCATCGCTCGGCACAGCCGGGACGACGGGCGACGAGCGGTCACCGCAGCACTGGAGGACGTGCGGCCGGACGCGGTCATCGCGATGAGCGACCAGCTCGCAGCGGGTGCCCTGGACGTGCTGGGCGACTCCGCCCGGGTGAGTGGATGGGACGACAGCGACCTCGCGACCGCGCTCGACTTCCCGAGCGTGCGTCAGTCGCTCTTCGACCAGGGTGTCGCGTGCGCCCGCATCGCCGCGGGCCTCACCGCGACAGCGGATCCGGTGCCGTGGCAGCTCGTGGTGCGCTAG
- a CDS encoding GNAT family protein, with product MTRGWPATLREARVALRPIARGDRDAWTSVRAVNRDWLAPWEATPPVDAGPPMSFAAMVRNLRSQARAGSLLPFVVTLDGVLVGQLTVGGITYGSLCSAHVGYWIDARVAGRGVMPTAVALAVDHCFQMLRLHRVEVNIRPENTASLRVVAKLGFRDEGMREGYLHIAGEWRDHRSFALTAEEVPEGLLTRWRASRPPERGSSASTS from the coding sequence ATGACCCGCGGCTGGCCGGCGACGCTGCGGGAGGCCCGGGTCGCGCTGCGCCCGATCGCGCGCGGCGACCGCGACGCCTGGACCAGCGTCCGGGCGGTGAACCGGGACTGGCTGGCCCCCTGGGAGGCGACCCCGCCCGTCGACGCCGGACCGCCGATGAGCTTCGCCGCCATGGTGCGCAACCTGCGCAGCCAGGCCCGAGCCGGGTCGCTGCTGCCGTTCGTGGTGACCCTCGACGGCGTCCTGGTCGGCCAGCTCACCGTCGGCGGCATCACCTACGGCTCCCTGTGCTCGGCGCACGTGGGCTACTGGATCGACGCCCGGGTCGCCGGCCGGGGCGTCATGCCGACCGCTGTCGCGCTGGCGGTCGACCACTGCTTCCAGATGCTGCGGCTGCACCGGGTCGAGGTCAACATCCGACCGGAGAACACGGCGTCGCTGCGGGTCGTCGCCAAGCTCGGCTTCCGCGACGAGGGCATGCGCGAGGGCTACCTGCACATCGCCGGGGAGTGGCGCGACCACCGGTCCTTCGCGCTGACGGCGGAGGAGGTGCCGGAGGGGCTGCTGACCCGCTGGCGGGCCAGCCGCCCGCCCGAGCGAGGCAGCTCGGCTTCGACCTCCTGA
- a CDS encoding MogA/MoaB family molybdenum cofactor biosynthesis protein, which yields MRALVVSISNRAAAGVYEDRTGPVLVEGLRGLGFEVDGPEVVPDGDPVEEVLREAVASAYDVVLTTGGTGITPTDRTPEMTARVLDRPVPGIAEALRAHGTAKGVATAALSRGLAGLSGTTLVVNLPGSAGGVRDGLEVLGPLLGHAVEQVHGSDH from the coding sequence ATGAGGGCGCTGGTCGTCAGCATCTCAAACCGGGCCGCGGCCGGGGTCTACGAGGACCGCACCGGCCCGGTCCTCGTCGAGGGCCTGCGCGGCCTGGGGTTCGAGGTCGACGGGCCCGAGGTGGTGCCCGACGGGGATCCCGTGGAGGAGGTCCTGCGCGAGGCGGTCGCCTCGGCGTACGACGTCGTGCTCACCACGGGCGGCACCGGCATCACCCCCACGGACCGGACGCCCGAGATGACCGCGCGGGTGCTGGACCGGCCGGTCCCGGGCATCGCCGAGGCGCTGCGCGCGCACGGGACGGCCAAGGGCGTCGCGACCGCAGCCCTCTCGCGCGGGCTGGCCGGGCTGTCCGGGACGACGCTGGTCGTGAACCTCCCCGGGTCGGCGGGCGGGGTCCGCGACGGCCTGGAGGTGCTCGGCCCACTGCTCGGCCACGCCGTCGAGCAGGTCCACGGGAGCGACCACTGA
- the moaC gene encoding cyclic pyranopterin monophosphate synthase MoaC, with amino-acid sequence MSVPSDPRLTHVDEAGAARMVDVSGKDVTVRTATASGRVLVSPEVVALLREGGVPKGDALAVARIAGIQAAKRTPDLVPLCHPVAIHGVDVDLAVADDAVHVSATVRTADRTGVEMEALTCVAVAGLALVDMVKAVDRAATISDVRVEHKSGGRSGEWRRGAPPDEPPAGP; translated from the coding sequence ATGAGTGTCCCCAGTGATCCGCGGCTGACCCATGTCGACGAGGCGGGGGCGGCCCGCATGGTCGACGTCTCGGGCAAGGACGTGACGGTGCGCACCGCGACGGCGAGCGGCCGGGTGCTGGTCTCGCCCGAGGTGGTGGCCCTGCTGCGCGAGGGTGGCGTGCCCAAGGGCGACGCGCTAGCGGTGGCCCGGATCGCCGGCATCCAGGCGGCCAAGCGCACGCCGGACCTGGTCCCGCTCTGCCACCCGGTCGCGATCCACGGCGTGGACGTCGACCTCGCCGTCGCCGACGACGCGGTCCACGTCTCCGCCACCGTGCGCACGGCGGACCGGACCGGCGTCGAGATGGAGGCGCTGACCTGCGTCGCCGTCGCCGGCCTGGCGCTGGTCGACATGGTCAAGGCGGTCGACCGCGCCGCGACGATCAGCGACGTGCGGGTCGAGCACAAGAGCGGTGGCCGGTCGGGGGAGTGGCGGCGCGGCGCGCCGCCGGACGAGCCCCCGGCGGGGCCATGA
- the glp gene encoding gephyrin-like molybdotransferase Glp, giving the protein MTGPPGPGAPDLGDDGLKSVDQHLADLLGAVSPIAPLDLQLLDAHGCILAEPVVAEVDLPRFDNSAVDGYAVRMADVESAGASTPAQLPVVGDIAAGSRPTYTVQPGMSVRIMTGAPVPPGAEAVVPLEWTDGGIASVSITQTPEPGNAVRRQGEDVKTGQTVLEAGTRLGPGQLGLLAAVGRDRVLVRPRPRVVIISTGSELVEPGSPTEPGQIHESNSYLLTTAAREAGALAFRVGIVPDDDRSLMNAIEDQLIRADLVLTSGGVSVGAYDVVKEVLSRLGTVRFDRVAMQPGKPQGFGTVGPDSTPIITLPGNPVSSYVSFEVFVRPVIRRMLGVEPLHRPVVRASCLEPLTSQRGKRQYLRAWLDVADGRYVVRPVGGPGSHLVRGLAHANALLVVPEDVTEVPEGGPVEVMVLERRLT; this is encoded by the coding sequence GTGACCGGCCCACCCGGCCCCGGCGCACCCGACCTCGGCGACGACGGGCTCAAGAGCGTCGACCAGCACCTGGCCGACCTGCTCGGCGCGGTGTCGCCGATCGCGCCGCTGGACCTGCAGCTGCTCGACGCGCACGGCTGCATCCTTGCCGAGCCGGTCGTCGCCGAGGTCGACCTGCCGCGGTTCGACAACTCCGCCGTCGACGGCTACGCGGTGCGGATGGCAGACGTCGAGTCCGCCGGCGCGTCGACGCCGGCCCAGCTGCCCGTGGTCGGTGACATCGCGGCCGGGTCGCGGCCGACCTACACCGTGCAGCCAGGCATGTCGGTGCGCATCATGACCGGCGCACCGGTGCCGCCCGGTGCCGAGGCCGTCGTCCCGCTCGAGTGGACGGACGGCGGCATCGCCAGCGTGAGCATCACTCAGACGCCGGAGCCGGGCAACGCGGTGCGGCGCCAGGGCGAGGACGTCAAGACCGGCCAGACCGTGCTCGAGGCCGGCACCCGACTCGGGCCGGGCCAGCTCGGGCTGCTGGCCGCTGTGGGCCGCGACCGGGTGCTGGTCCGGCCCCGTCCCCGTGTGGTCATCATCTCCACCGGCAGCGAGCTGGTGGAGCCCGGATCGCCCACCGAGCCGGGGCAGATCCACGAGTCGAACTCCTACCTGCTCACCACGGCCGCCCGCGAGGCCGGCGCGCTGGCGTTCCGGGTCGGCATCGTCCCCGACGACGACCGGTCGCTGATGAACGCGATCGAGGACCAGCTGATCCGCGCCGACCTGGTGCTGACGAGCGGCGGGGTCAGTGTGGGGGCGTACGACGTCGTCAAGGAGGTGCTGTCCCGGCTGGGCACCGTGCGGTTCGACCGGGTGGCGATGCAGCCGGGCAAGCCGCAGGGCTTCGGCACGGTCGGTCCGGACAGCACGCCGATCATCACCCTGCCGGGCAACCCGGTGTCGTCCTACGTCTCCTTCGAGGTCTTCGTCCGGCCGGTGATCCGGCGGATGCTCGGCGTCGAGCCGCTGCACCGGCCGGTGGTACGGGCCAGCTGCCTCGAGCCGCTGACGTCGCAGCGCGGCAAGCGGCAGTACCTGCGCGCCTGGCTCGACGTCGCCGACGGGCGGTACGTCGTCCGGCCGGTCGGCGGCCCCGGCTCCCACCTGGTCCGCGGGCTGGCGCACGCCAACGCGCTGCTCGTGGTCCCCGAGGACGTCACCGAGGTGCCGGAGGGCGGCCCGGTGGAGGTCATGGTGCTCGAGCGGCGGCTGACGTGA
- the galU gene encoding UTP--glucose-1-phosphate uridylyltransferase GalU, with protein MSGHPHDSARPDRPVRKAVVTVAGLGTRFLPATKATPKEMLPVVDKPAIQYVVEEAVAAGLDDVLLVTGRNKNAIENHFDHNWELEAALEAKGDTDRLARVRESAIIADLHYTRQGDPRGLGHAIGCAERHVGDEPFAVLLGDDLIDPRDPLLARMLEVRDREGGSVVALMRVPREQVHLYGCAAVEDAAGADVVRVTGLVEKPPAEEAPSDLAIIGRYVLDPGVFEVLRHTEPGRGGEIQITDALRSMAESGDHGPVHGLIFEGRRYDTGDRLDYLKTVVKLASERKDLGPDFTAWLREFVDGLQT; from the coding sequence ATGAGCGGCCACCCTCACGACTCCGCACGCCCCGACCGCCCTGTGCGCAAGGCCGTCGTCACGGTGGCCGGCCTCGGCACCCGGTTCCTGCCGGCGACCAAGGCGACGCCCAAGGAGATGCTGCCGGTCGTGGACAAGCCGGCGATCCAGTACGTCGTCGAGGAGGCCGTGGCCGCCGGGCTGGACGACGTGCTGCTGGTCACCGGGCGCAACAAGAACGCGATCGAGAACCACTTCGACCACAACTGGGAGCTGGAGGCGGCCCTCGAGGCAAAGGGCGACACCGACCGGCTGGCCCGGGTGCGCGAGAGCGCGATCATCGCCGACCTGCACTACACCCGGCAGGGCGACCCGCGCGGCCTCGGCCACGCGATCGGCTGCGCCGAGCGGCACGTCGGCGACGAGCCGTTCGCCGTCCTGCTCGGCGACGACCTGATCGACCCGCGCGACCCGCTGCTGGCCCGGATGCTCGAGGTGCGCGACCGCGAGGGGGGCAGCGTCGTCGCCCTGATGCGGGTGCCGCGCGAGCAGGTGCACCTCTACGGCTGCGCGGCCGTCGAGGACGCCGCCGGCGCCGACGTGGTGCGGGTCACCGGGCTGGTCGAGAAGCCGCCGGCCGAGGAGGCGCCGAGCGACCTGGCGATCATCGGCCGCTACGTGCTGGACCCGGGGGTCTTCGAGGTGCTGCGGCACACCGAGCCCGGCCGAGGCGGCGAGATCCAGATCACCGACGCGCTGCGCTCGATGGCCGAGAGCGGCGACCACGGGCCGGTGCACGGGCTGATCTTCGAGGGTCGCCGCTACGACACCGGCGACCGGCTCGACTACCTCAAGACCGTGGTGAAGCTCGCCAGCGAGCGCAAGGACCTCGGGCCCGACTTCACGGCGTGGTTGCGCGAGTTCGTGGACGGCCTGCAGACGTGA